DNA from Synechococcus sp. CBW1108:
CTGATTTTCTCGGTCAAAGGGCTTGAACCCCAATGTGGGCCTGAGGGCTCTGGGGCGAGAATGCGACGTTGTGTCAACCACTACCTCCGTAAAGGCACCGTGCCGGCAACTTGGTGCGAACCAACGCAGTAGGGGAATGGACGCCGCAGTCAATCGCCGTCTCACCGTTGCTGTCAGCTGGGCCCTAGCCCGCAGGGCAACCCTGGATTGCCAGGAGCATTTCGAAGAAAGCTTTGCCGTCACCGAGGAATTCAGGGAATGGCTGGTGTGCTTGGAGGAGCATCCCGAACACCTAGCCGCCAATGTGCTGATGGTGCCCAGGAATCGCGCTGAGCTGAGCCAGCCCGAAATGGATGGGCTCCTGGAAATCTGAGCAGAGCCGACCATCCCCTAGGCTTAAGTCATACTCAGTCCGCTTAAGTCATGACATCCCCCGGGATGGCTGCAGGCCCTTCTTCCAATTCGGCCGGAGCCCTTGAGAACCTGGTGATTGTGGGGTCCGGCCCTGCCGGCTACACCGCGGCCATCTACGCCGCCCGGGCCAACCTGAGCCCCCTGCTGATCACCGGCTTCCAGGACGGCGGCATTCCCGGCGGCCAGCTGATGACCACCACCCACGTTGAAAACTATCCGGGCTTTCCCGACGGCATCCTCGGCCCTGAGCTGATGGACAAGATGAAAGCCCAGGCCGTGCGCTGGGGCACCCGCCTGGTGGAGGCGGATGCCACTGCCATCGACCTCTCCCAGCGGCCCTACTTGATCACCGCCGAAGGCCAAACCATCCAGGCCCAGGCCCTGATCCTGGCGACCGGCGCCAGTGCCAACCGACTTGGGCTTCCCAGCGAAGAGCTGTTCTGGAGCAAGGGCATCAGTGCCTGCGCCATCTGCGATGGCGCCACCCCCCAGTTCCGCCAGGCCGAATTGGCCGTGGTGGGTGGCGGTGATTCCGCCTGCGAAGAGGCGGTGTATCTCACTAAATACGGCAGCCAGGTGCACCTGATCGTGCGGGGCGAAAAGCTACGTGCCAGCGGCGCCATGGCCGACCGGGTGCTTACCAACCCCGCCATCACGGTGCACTGGAACCGCCAGGTGGCCGACGCCAGCGGCGGCGACTGGCTGGAAGCCATCACCCTCCGCGATGTCAACAGCGGCGCCAGCGAGGAACTGGCCATCAAGGGCCTCTTCTATGCCATCGGCCACACCCCCAACACCCGCCTGCTCACAGGCCAGCTGGAGGTAGATGGGCACGGCTACCTGGTGACCAGGCCCGGCCGCCCTGAAACCAGCATGGAGGGAGTGTTTGCGGCCGGCGATGTGGCCGATGCCGAATGGCGCCAGGGCATCACCGCGGCCGGCAGCGGCTGTCAGGCGGCCCTGGCCGCCGAACGCTGGCTCAGCCATCACGATCTGGCGGTGACCGTCAGCCACGAGCCCGTCAATCCCGCCGAAGTGGGGGAACCGCGGCGCACGGCCGAAAGCGACGAAACC
Protein-coding regions in this window:
- the trxB gene encoding thioredoxin-disulfide reductase, whose amino-acid sequence is MTSPGMAAGPSSNSAGALENLVIVGSGPAGYTAAIYAARANLSPLLITGFQDGGIPGGQLMTTTHVENYPGFPDGILGPELMDKMKAQAVRWGTRLVEADATAIDLSQRPYLITAEGQTIQAQALILATGASANRLGLPSEELFWSKGISACAICDGATPQFRQAELAVVGGGDSACEEAVYLTKYGSQVHLIVRGEKLRASGAMADRVLTNPAITVHWNRQVADASGGDWLEAITLRDVNSGASEELAIKGLFYAIGHTPNTRLLTGQLEVDGHGYLVTRPGRPETSMEGVFAAGDVADAEWRQGITAAGSGCQAALAAERWLSHHDLAVTVSHEPVNPAEVGEPRRTAESDETNYDPAALWQKGGYALRKLYHDSNKPLLVVYTSPTCGPCHVLKPQLKRVLGELGGAAQGVEIDIEADQEIAAQAGVTGTPTVQLFFQKELRQTFRGVKQRSEFKSAIEGLLGP